One stretch of Sinomonas terrae DNA includes these proteins:
- a CDS encoding LLM class flavin-dependent oxidoreductase, which yields MTALSVLDLAPIVQGSSVADALSSATRFAQVVEEAGYERLWYAEHHNSAALASNATALLIANAAANTRTLRIGSGGIMLPNHSPLAVAEAFGTLANLYGPRIDLGLGRAPGTDPRTAAILRRGARDDDEQHFARSIQLLAWYFGEQEDDAESVQLSFGVHAEVARNTHVPLWVLGSSTAGAAIAGQLGLPYAAASHFAPFQLSEAIWTYRQMFNPSAPTAQIAEPYVMAGANLMVAPSHEEAEYLFTSHQQMFLGIRRGERGPIKPPVAEMDWAPHEQQMAESALRVSAVGAPAEAAEFLRTFAASYGVDEIILTGYSHDPALRERSFRLLAEEWGKVPAA from the coding sequence GTGACTGCGCTCTCCGTCCTCGACCTCGCTCCCATTGTCCAAGGCTCCTCCGTCGCCGACGCGCTCTCGAGCGCCACGCGCTTCGCCCAGGTCGTCGAGGAGGCGGGCTACGAGAGGCTCTGGTACGCGGAGCACCACAACAGCGCGGCGCTCGCCTCGAACGCGACGGCGCTGCTCATCGCGAATGCGGCGGCGAACACGCGCACCCTCCGAATCGGTTCGGGAGGGATCATGCTGCCGAACCACTCGCCCCTCGCTGTCGCGGAGGCGTTCGGCACGCTCGCCAATCTCTACGGCCCGCGCATCGACCTCGGCCTCGGCCGCGCGCCGGGCACGGATCCGCGCACGGCGGCGATCCTCCGTCGGGGCGCGAGGGACGACGACGAACAGCACTTCGCGCGGAGCATCCAGCTGCTGGCGTGGTACTTCGGGGAGCAGGAGGATGACGCCGAGAGCGTCCAGCTCTCGTTCGGCGTCCACGCCGAGGTCGCGCGCAACACGCACGTTCCGCTGTGGGTGCTGGGAAGCTCGACGGCGGGCGCTGCGATCGCCGGCCAGCTTGGCCTGCCGTACGCGGCGGCGAGCCACTTCGCGCCGTTCCAGCTCAGCGAGGCGATCTGGACGTACCGCCAGATGTTCAACCCGTCCGCCCCCACTGCCCAGATCGCGGAGCCGTACGTGATGGCGGGGGCGAACCTCATGGTCGCGCCAAGCCATGAGGAGGCCGAGTACCTGTTCACGTCGCACCAGCAGATGTTCCTGGGCATCCGGCGCGGCGAGCGCGGCCCGATCAAGCCTCCCGTCGCCGAGATGGACTGGGCGCCGCACGAGCAGCAGATGGCGGAGTCCGCCCTGCGCGTCTCGGCCGTGGGCGCGCCTGCAGAAGCGGCCGAGTTCCTCCGGACGTTCGCGGCTTCCTACGGG